In Mytilus edulis chromosome 13, xbMytEdul2.2, whole genome shotgun sequence, a single window of DNA contains:
- the LOC139500329 gene encoding craniofacial development protein 2-like — MDPKKTIKVGTWNVRTMYQVSKTAQVIKEMDRYNIAIMGIGECRWTGSGKTVSINHTIIFSGRADDQHKEGVGLIMNKESAKSLIEWEPINERLIKARFNSTYAKTTIIQCYSPTNDAEDEVKDAYYEALQTQIVKTPQHDVLLIIGDQNAKVGNDNSQHERSMGREGLGIMNENGERLADFCSTNGLVIGGTLFKHKGIHKITWNSPNNRDKNQIDHVIINGKWRRSLLDTRSYSEADVNSDHHLIISKVRLKLKKAESMIRTCRKIIDTKQLYDAEVKKKFCIELKNRLKALEDLSQMEEIDLENKWENIKQVYQETAEKTIVFRRKNDKQWLTQDTWTIIDERRKIKEKVLNTKSLRLKEQLQKEYNQKNKEVKRSARKDKRNFIETRAEEAEKAAKKTR; from the coding sequence ATGGATCCAAAGAAAACCATAAAGGTTGGTACCTGGAATGTAAGAACAATGTACCAGGTATCAAAAACGGCGCAAGTCATTAAAGAGATGGACAGATACAACATAGCCATCATGGGAATAGGTGAGTGTAGATGGACAGGATCTGGGAAAACTGTCTCAATCAACCACACCATCATCTTCTCTGGAAGAGCTGATGACCAACATAAAGAAGGAGTTGGGCTGATCATGAACAAAGAAAGTGCTAAAAGCTTAATAGAATGGGAGCCAATAAATGAAAGACTCATAAAAGCTCGCTTCAATTCCACCTATGCAAAGACCACAATAATCCAATGTTACTCACCCACAAATGATGCAGAAGATGAAGTGAAAGATGCTTATTATGAAGCTTTACAAACACAGATAGTCAAAACACCTCAACATGATGTCCTTCTGATAATTGGTGATCAGAATGCCAAGGTTGGTAATGATAACAGCCAACATGAACGATCAATGGGCAGAGAAGGGCTTGGAATCATGAATGAAAATGGAGAAAGACTAGCTGACTTTTGCTCAACAAATGGGCTTGTTATTGGAGGTACCTTGTTCAAACACAAAGGCATACACAAAATAACATGGAACTCACCAAACAACCGTGACAAAAATCAGATAGACCATGTTATAATAAACGGCAAATGGAGAAGATCACTTCTTGATACAAGATCATATAGTGAAGCTGATGTAAATAGTGACCATCATCTAATAATATCAAAAGTACGACTCAAATTGAAGAAGGCAGAAAGTATGATAAGAACATGTAGAAAGATCATAGATACAAAACAACTTTATGATGCagaagttaaaaagaaattttgcaTCGAACTTAAGAACAGGTTAAAAGCATTAGAAGATCTCAGTCAGATGGAAGAAATTGATCTAGAAAATAAGTGGGAAAACATCAAACAAGTCTACCAAGAGACCGCTGAGAAAACAATTGTATTTCGTAGAAAGAACGATAAACAATGGCTAACACAAGACACCTGGACAATAATTGATGAGAGACGAAAGATTAAAGAAAAAGTCCTTAACACCAAGTCACTTAGACTAAAAGAACAGCTGCAGAAAGaatataaccaaaaaaataaagaggTGAAAAGATCAGCAAGAAAGGATAAAAGAAATTTCATCGAGACACGTGCCGAAGAAGCAGAAAAGGCAGCAAAAAAAACAAGGTGA